The Desulfobacterales bacterium sequence GATCTGCTGAAAGGGTTTACGGATGGCAGCGGAAAGGATTTGGAAAGGGTTAACCTGGCCATTTCTTTCTACAGGCTGCTGCAACAGAAATACAGCCTTGACGCCGGCGGGATGGAGCACTATATGGCCCAGCTAAGGGCTGAAGCCTTCCCGGATTTAATTCGGTTAAAAGAGGCTCTGGCTGAAAAAGACCTCAAAAAGAAAATTTCAGGCCTGCTGGAATATCTGGAGATTCTGAAAAAAACCATCCTGTCTGTCGAGACTTTCGAAATCCGGGAAGATATTTATAAAAAGCGGCATTTTACCGTTGATATCCCGTCCATGTACGGCAGCTATCATGAAATAAAATTTGATGCCCTGGGACTGACCTTCCGGATTGAAGCCCTTATCAATGTTCTTTTTGAAGAGCTGGTGGACAGCATCGATCTTGGTTTGATCACCAAAGCGACTTTTTTTCAGGTTTATGAGCGCTTGAAACTGTTCAATAAAGCGTTGAAGCTCGACGGCATATCGTCGGATGAAATTGAGCGGCAGCTCGACTTTCTGGTCCACTCCCTGGAGGTCAGGGGGTTCACCTTTACCCAGTATCTGGATATTTTCAAAGGGTTCGCCCAGGCGGTAAAAAATATCATCAACGATTATTTCAATAACATCCATGAACGCAATCTGGACCGGATCCTTACCCGCCTGCCGGTGGAGCAGATACTTCCAAAATATCTGCCCCGGGATCACGAAGCAGATCCTGAAAAAGTGAAGCACCGGGTTTCGGAGATTTTCTTCCGGGAGCGGATCGCCCTGTCACTGGGACTTCAGCAGATGGACCTGTTTTTGAGCCGCATCCTCAACACCCTCTTTCTGCAAGCCGAAAAAGTACCAAAGGACAAGCTGCAAACCCTCCTGCTCTATGATCACCGCAGCGCGCTTTCGTCTATCGACCAAACCGAAAACAGGGTTTCCGGCATCATCCATCTGGGCAACAAAGGCCTGAACATGGTCAAGCTGAAGCAATACGGCCTGCCGGTTCCCCCCGGCTTTATTATCACCACCGAGGTGTTTCGTTCACGCGATGTCATCAAAGCGTACCAGTCGGCGGAACGGAATTTAAGAGAGCAGATCGCCCAGCAGATCGCCGCGCTGGATAAAAAAACCCATAAAACTTTCGGCGATCCCAAAAACCCGCTGCTGTTCTCAGTCCGGAGCGGCTCGTCCATTTCCCAACCGGGGATGATGGATACGTTTCTGGATGTGGGCATCAATGAGGAAATCGCCGCCGGCATTGCCGCCCAAAGCAACAATGAATGGTTTGCCTGGGATAATTATCGGCGCTTTCTCCAGTGCTACGGCATGGCCTTTGATCTTGAGCGAGATGATTTTGACGCGATCATCGACGATTTCAAACAGCGCTTCGGGGTCCCGTTTAAGCGCAGCTTTACCGGCGCGCAGATGAAACAGGTGGCGCTGGCCTACAAGGCGCTGATTCAGGATACCGGAATTGTGATTGAGGAATCTCCCTACGAGCAGCTTTACGTCATTATCGGAAAGGTTCTGGATTCCTGGGACTCGTCCAAAGCCAAAGCCTACCGCAAGATCATGGGGATTTCGGACGATTGGGGCACGGCGGTGACCATTCAGACCATGGTTTACGGCAATATTTCCAAACAGTCCGGGACCGGCGTTATTTTTACCCATAATCCCAGGTGGCCCGGCGACAGTTTGAGGCTGTGGGGCGATTTTACCCTTGAAAACCAGGGAGAAGACGTGGTTTCCGGACTGGTGAAAACGTTGCCCGTATCCGTCATGCAGCAGGAGATCGAAAATAGAGACACCGACATCACCCTGGAAACGCACTTTCCGGAGATTTACAACAAGCTGGAAGAATGGGCCAATGATCTGATTTATGAAAAAGGATGGAGCCCCCAGGAGATGGAGTTTACGTTTGAATCGCCGGCAGCCGACCATCTGTACCTGCTCCAGACGCGGGATATGGCCATCCGGGAACGGAAGGATTATGTTACGTTTGATTTGGACGGGGCGGCCGAGCAAAAGTTTTTAGGCCACGGCATCGGCGTCAGCGGCGGCGCCATGAGCGGGCGGATCGTGTTCAGTCTGGATGAGATCGACAAGTGGAGAGGGCTGGAGCCCGCAACGGCCCTGATACTGTTGCGGAGCGATACGGTTCCGGACGACATCCGCGAGATTTTTGCAGCCGACGGACTTTTAACGGCCCGGGGCGGCTTGACGTCCCATGCCGCGGTGGTTGCGCACCGGCTGGGAAAAACGTGCGTGGTGGGCTGCGGCAACCTGATCTGTCATGAAAAAGAGCAGCTCTGCGTTTTCGGCGCCCAAAAAATGAAAACAGGAGATTTCATCAGCATCGATGGGCAGCAGGGGACTGTCTATCAGGGGTTGCTGAAGATGAAGGCGGAATAACAGACTAAGAAAGGAGGAACATGGAAGAGCGGTCCGCACATGAAAGCGAATTAACGCTGGGGATCAACGGTTTCGGCAGGATCGGCAAAATGTCTGTCTGGCACCATGTGGGGCGTAAATATTTTGGGGAACTGGTGGTAAATATCGGGCGAAGTGCGGGCACCTCCCTCGCGGATATGGCCCATTATGTGGAAAGAGATTCAACTTATGGCCGGTTGGGGGCGTATCTCCATGGCTGCCGGGCAAAGCCGGTTATCAGCGATCTTGACGAGAAAACTGGCAGCATGCGTATCGACGGCGTCCGGGTCCGCTTTTTACGGTCTGCCAGAAACCCGGCCGATATTGCCTGGAAGGACGTTGGCGTCAAACTGGTGGTGGATACCACCGGCCAGTTTCTGGACCCGACCCTGCCGCCGGATGAGCCGAAAGGGTCTTTGCGCGGGCATCTGGATGCCGGCGCCGAGAAGGTAATCGCGTCGGCGCCGTTTAAGATCAAAGATAAGGGCGCGGCCATGCCGGAAGATGCGGTGACCACGGTGATGGGGATTAATGCCAACGATTATGACCCCCGCCGTCATAAGACCGTTTCAAACGCGTCCTGCACCACGACCTGCCTGGCCCACATGATCAAACCGCTGATCAATTATTTTGGACCCAAGAAAATACTTTCGGCGTCCATGGCCACGGTTCATGCCGTCACCGGCTCCCAGGAAGTGCTGGACCGTCTGCCGAAAGCGGGTGCAAAGGATCTGAGGAAGAACAGAAGCGTTATGAACAATATCATCCTGACAACCACGGGGGCTGCCCAGGCCCTGGGGCTGGTTATCCCGGAAATGAAGCAGATCGCATTTATTGCCGAATCCGTTCGTATTCCCACAACCACCGGCTCGCTGATCATACTGGTGATGAACCTCCAGGAGGAATTGTCCGGGGACCCGATCCGCCGGGAAACCATCAATTCCGTTTATCGAAAGGCGGCTGAAAGCGACCCCAACGGCTACCTGCATTATTCCGACAATCAGAATGTGTCCTGTGATGTCATCGGGCTGCCGAGAGCGGCTGCCATCGTCGAGGGGCACGAGACCCACACCCGAACGGCCGAAGTAACCATCGACCTCGAAAAGGCGCTGGGAATCGATGCCGACCTGATTTCTTCATTGCGCGAGAAAATTGTGCGGGTGCCCCTGACCCAGGCGGTCATATACGGCTGGTACGACAACGAGATGGGAAGTTACGTCAATATGCTCGGCGACCGGACGGTTTCGATGGCGGAGTATCTGTAATGATTACAGGAAACGAAAGGCCCAGACTAAGGGACCACTCATTTATTAAATAACATTAAATAGGGCTAACTAAATCAATTTAAAAATATCAACTTAAGCATGAAAGCGCCTGTAAATAAAAGTCATACAATAATCAGAAATCTTGTCATAGTGAGAATATTGGCCTTGACAATTGCAACCATAAAGGCTAATAGTCTCATTATGAATACACCCAAATATCATCTGCAGGCCCTCATACAATTCTTTGATCGACACAAAGTCGCCACTCTCGACGAGCTTAGGCAAGCTCTGGGCAACCCGGCTCGCTGCACCGTATTT is a genomic window containing:
- a CDS encoding PEP/pyruvate-binding domain-containing protein, whose product is MVESKALEVNLASYQVDVAIDPKYAALQEIMSGYYGLAEGLTVFLKELSHPYRNWLFIVKEARGYSLDYFHLFIHHPRGPQAAALIVDIFANSIREAGEPEVKTDAADNLLLFLQKVIKESGAEIGRFMPVLNSAFNQIRQFKKGNFFLFLKSFYQIKRLAELLIRLPDDGNALDLEPVNSLLFKYLKETYAYWLKEEDPLSWFSKEVGLPAEEKIPEGIFRGITHGDINELNGRLDAIAKEKKSDAPFVLKRLIELPSYQQIVAQYRGIPQKLFAAGSEHDQGNMWKLVFIFHTMNIAGLSIIHEEALRDINRTLTWLIGHEDAKTVQQLVQKTFSILQTRTHRFPETALNCVLNMGKAVYKTDEIDLVNAFIDSMIDLGFQAPMIGGVGNDWQIKVNSAHILNIRTWLELTELNPKWSPRLLSALIIHLSLCGVFIKDTDLFPRDITHLLNSDIGPVYNLVKQMARLFPTFFNDIGAEGELRDISTNIDEISNRKDVLIHFLRKQSHVESSNRIILFMDAVLNFWKTKDKSGLKPFIPPSLYDQVKTRGPFIDGVHRVLKSLTEKGVAIPGDFLTDKSRNIDDLLKGFTDGSGKDLERVNLAISFYRLLQQKYSLDAGGMEHYMAQLRAEAFPDLIRLKEALAEKDLKKKISGLLEYLEILKKTILSVETFEIREDIYKKRHFTVDIPSMYGSYHEIKFDALGLTFRIEALINVLFEELVDSIDLGLITKATFFQVYERLKLFNKALKLDGISSDEIERQLDFLVHSLEVRGFTFTQYLDIFKGFAQAVKNIINDYFNNIHERNLDRILTRLPVEQILPKYLPRDHEADPEKVKHRVSEIFFRERIALSLGLQQMDLFLSRILNTLFLQAEKVPKDKLQTLLLYDHRSALSSIDQTENRVSGIIHLGNKGLNMVKLKQYGLPVPPGFIITTEVFRSRDVIKAYQSAERNLREQIAQQIAALDKKTHKTFGDPKNPLLFSVRSGSSISQPGMMDTFLDVGINEEIAAGIAAQSNNEWFAWDNYRRFLQCYGMAFDLERDDFDAIIDDFKQRFGVPFKRSFTGAQMKQVALAYKALIQDTGIVIEESPYEQLYVIIGKVLDSWDSSKAKAYRKIMGISDDWGTAVTIQTMVYGNISKQSGTGVIFTHNPRWPGDSLRLWGDFTLENQGEDVVSGLVKTLPVSVMQQEIENRDTDITLETHFPEIYNKLEEWANDLIYEKGWSPQEMEFTFESPAADHLYLLQTRDMAIRERKDYVTFDLDGAAEQKFLGHGIGVSGGAMSGRIVFSLDEIDKWRGLEPATALILLRSDTVPDDIREIFAADGLLTARGGLTSHAAVVAHRLGKTCVVGCGNLICHEKEQLCVFGAQKMKTGDFISIDGQQGTVYQGLLKMKAE
- a CDS encoding glyceraldehyde 3-phosphate dehydrogenase NAD-binding domain-containing protein, encoding MEERSAHESELTLGINGFGRIGKMSVWHHVGRKYFGELVVNIGRSAGTSLADMAHYVERDSTYGRLGAYLHGCRAKPVISDLDEKTGSMRIDGVRVRFLRSARNPADIAWKDVGVKLVVDTTGQFLDPTLPPDEPKGSLRGHLDAGAEKVIASAPFKIKDKGAAMPEDAVTTVMGINANDYDPRRHKTVSNASCTTTCLAHMIKPLINYFGPKKILSASMATVHAVTGSQEVLDRLPKAGAKDLRKNRSVMNNIILTTTGAAQALGLVIPEMKQIAFIAESVRIPTTTGSLIILVMNLQEELSGDPIRRETINSVYRKAAESDPNGYLHYSDNQNVSCDVIGLPRAAAIVEGHETHTRTAEVTIDLEKALGIDADLISSLREKIVRVPLTQAVIYGWYDNEMGSYVNMLGDRTVSMAEYL